TTCGGCTCGCGCGCCCTGCGCCGGGCGGTGCCCTGGGGATGCGGCTTTCTCACCGAGGGCAGGGCGGCGCTGCCGGCGGGGACGCAATATTCGCCCGCGGGATTCAGCCAGCCGATCCGCCGCGTGTTCGCCACATCGCTGTTCCGCGCCCGCGACGAGGTGGCGATGCCACCGCCGGGGATGGCCGCGCCGGCGCGCTTCGCCAGCCGCATCACCGATCCGGCGTGGGATGGCGGCGCGCTGGCGCTCGCCGCACTGGTCAACCGCGCCGCCGACCGCGCCAACCGGCTGCAGTTCCTGACCATACGGCGCTATCTCGCGATGGTGTTCGTGACGCTGCTGATCCTGCTCGCGACGGTGGCGTTATGGGCCTGATCGTGCATCTTGCCCTGCAGGCGCTGGAAATGGCGATCGCGCTGGCGGCGGCGCCGCTGCTCACCGGCTTCGTGCGCAAGGTCAAGGCGCGGTTGCAGCGCCGCGCCGGGCCGCCGCTGCTGCAAGTTTATCGTGATCTCGCCCGGCTGGTGGCGAAGGAGGCGGTGGTGCCCGAGGCATCATCGTGGCTGTTCCGCGTCTCCCCTTACGTGATCTTCGCCGCCACCTGGGTCGCCGCGGCGCTGGTGCCGGAATTCGCGACCAATCTGCAATTCTCCTGGTCGGGCGACCTGATCGTGATCGCAGCCCTGCTCGGCAGCGCCCGCTTCTTCCAGATGCTGGCGGCGCTTGATTCCGGCACCGCCTTCGGCGGTATCGGCGCGAGCCGGGAGGCGATGCTCGCCTCGCTCGCCGAGCCGGCGATGCTGATGATCGTCTTCACCGTCGCGCTTGTCGCCGGCACCAGCCAGCTTTCGGCGATCGCCACCTTCATGCATTCCGGCGCCGAGGGGCTCAGGCTGTCGCTCGCGCTCGGCCTGGTCGCGCTGGTGATGGTGGGGCTGACCGAGACCGGGCGCTTCCCGGTCGACAATCCGGCGACGCATCTCGAACTGACCATGGTGCACGAGGCGATGGTGCTGGAATATTCCGGCCGGCACCTGGCACTGATCGAGCTGGCCGGGGCGATGCGGCTGCTGCTCTACATGTCGCTGATCGCCTGCATCTTCGCGCCGTTCGGCATCGCGCCGCCGGGGGCCGGGCCCGCTTCCCTCGCGCTCGGGCTTCTGAGCTATGCCGGCAAGCTCGGCGCCGGCGCGGTGGCGCTGGCAGGGTTCGAGACGACGATCGCCAAGATGCGGGTCTTCCGGATTCCGAATTTCGTCGGCGCAGCACTGATGCTCGGCCTGCTCGGCACGCTGCTGTTGTTCATGTCGGCCTCGCTATGACCCTGATGCTCGCCCCCTTTACGCCCGGCGCAACCGCCTTCGGCCTTGCCCATGTGCTCGCCGGCGCGCTGGTACTGGTCAGCCTGATGATGCTGTATCAGGACCGGCTGCCGGCGCTGGTCAATGTGCTGGCGCTGCACGCCGCCCTGCTCGGTGTGGCGGTCGGCTGGCAGGCCTGGCTGCAGCGGGCGCCGGAACTCTACATCACCGCGGCGATCGCGATCGGGTTCAAGGCGGTGGCGATCCCGCTCGCGCTGCACCGCATCATCGAGCGGCTCGACATCCATCGCGAGGTCGAGACGGTGGGCGGGATCAGCCTGACGATGCTGGCCGGGATCGGGCTCGTCGCGCTGTCGCTGCTGGTGATGCTGCGCACTGCCGCCCAGGCCAACGCGCTGGCGCGGGAGGATCTGGCTCTCGCGCTGTCGGTCATCCTGATCGGCATGCTGATGATGGTGACGCGGCGCAACGCGGTGAGCCAGATCGCGGGATTCATGATGCTGGAGAACGGGCTGATCCTCGCCGCCGCGGGGGCGCAGGGCATGCCGCTGGTGGTGGAGATCAGCGTCGCCTTCTCGATCCTGATCGCCTTCATCGTGATCGGCGTGTTTCTCTTCCGCATCCGCGAGCGGTTCGACACGGTGGACAGCGCCGCACTGGACGCGTTCCGCGGAGAGCTGCGATGACGGGCGCTGCCTTCGCCGCGGTGATCGCCACCCTCGCCATTCCGGCCGGTGCCATGCTGCTGCTCGCCTTCGTGCCGTCGTGGCGGCTGGCGGCGCGGCTGAACGCGCTGGCGAGTTGCGCGACGGTGGCCGCCGCCGCCGTGCTGCTGGTCCACCGGCCGGCGCCGGACGGGCTGTTTCTCGTGGATGGGCTGAACATCGCCTTCCTGCTGCTGAACGGGCTGGTCGGGTTCACCACCAGCCTGTTCAGCGCGAGCTATATCGGCCACGAGATCGGCACCGGCCGCCTCGCGCCGCATCACCTGCGGCTCTACCACGCGATGTACCAGGCGATGATGCTCGGCATGAATCTCGCGCTGGTCAGCAACAATCTCGGGCTGATGTGGTTCGGCGTCGAACTCGCCACGCTGTCGACGGTGATGATGGTGGGGATCTACCGCACCCCGGCGGCGATCGAGGCGTCGTGGAAATATCTCATCCTCGGCAGCGTCGGCATCGCGCTCGCGCTGTTCGGCACGATCCTGGTCTATCTCGCGGCCCAGCCGG
This genomic interval from Acidiphilium multivorum AIU301 contains the following:
- a CDS encoding respiratory chain complex I subunit 1 family protein yields the protein MGLIVHLALQALEMAIALAAAPLLTGFVRKVKARLQRRAGPPLLQVYRDLARLVAKEAVVPEASSWLFRVSPYVIFAATWVAAALVPEFATNLQFSWSGDLIVIAALLGSARFFQMLAALDSGTAFGGIGASREAMLASLAEPAMLMIVFTVALVAGTSQLSAIATFMHSGAEGLRLSLALGLVALVMVGLTETGRFPVDNPATHLELTMVHEAMVLEYSGRHLALIELAGAMRLLLYMSLIACIFAPFGIAPPGAGPASLALGLLSYAGKLGAGAVALAGFETTIAKMRVFRIPNFVGAALMLGLLGTLLLFMSASL